A genomic segment from Bos mutus isolate GX-2022 chromosome 14, NWIPB_WYAK_1.1, whole genome shotgun sequence encodes:
- the LOC138990728 gene encoding uncharacterized protein isoform X1: MTDAAEAAFSPPTPPSRCSRRAPDPPLAPRAPSPGARASPRPLLPAALRARVGPRARAGWSGRRRVGGPAASTPRAPNPSAGPSAGARQLYCCISNMT; the protein is encoded by the exons ATGACGGACGCGGCCGAGGCGGCTTTCTCGCCGCCGACGCCGCCGAGCCGCTGCTCCCGCCGCGCCCCCGATCCCCCCTTAGCGCCCCGCGCCCCCTCCCCCGGCGCTCGCGCGTCCCCGCGCCCCCTCCTCCCCGCTGCGCTCCGGGCGCGCGTCGGGCCCCGGGCGCGCGCCGGCTGGAGCGGGCGCCGGCGGGTGGGAGGCCCCGCGGCCTCCACGCCAAGAGCCCCCAACCCCTCGGCTGGCCCCTCGGCCGGAGCCCGCCAG TTGTATTGTTGTATCTCTAACATGACGTGA
- the LOC138990728 gene encoding DBF4-type zinc finger-containing protein 2 homolog isoform X2 has product MTDAAEAAFSPPTPPSRCSRRAPDPPLAPRAPSPGARASPRPLLPAALRARVGPRARAGWSGRRRVGGPAASTPRAPNPSAGPSAGARQCFPYKKN; this is encoded by the exons ATGACGGACGCGGCCGAGGCGGCTTTCTCGCCGCCGACGCCGCCGAGCCGCTGCTCCCGCCGCGCCCCCGATCCCCCCTTAGCGCCCCGCGCCCCCTCCCCCGGCGCTCGCGCGTCCCCGCGCCCCCTCCTCCCCGCTGCGCTCCGGGCGCGCGTCGGGCCCCGGGCGCGCGCCGGCTGGAGCGGGCGCCGGCGGGTGGGAGGCCCCGCGGCCTCCACGCCAAGAGCCCCCAACCCCTCGGCTGGCCCCTCGGCCGGAGCCCGCCAG TGTTTTCCTTACAAAAAAAACTGA
- the LOC138990728 gene encoding Krueppel-like factor 16 isoform X3: protein MTDAAEAAFSPPTPPSRCSRRAPDPPLAPRAPSPGARASPRPLLPAALRARVGPRARAGWSGRRRVGGPAASTPRAPNPSAGPSAGARQQSILFP from the exons ATGACGGACGCGGCCGAGGCGGCTTTCTCGCCGCCGACGCCGCCGAGCCGCTGCTCCCGCCGCGCCCCCGATCCCCCCTTAGCGCCCCGCGCCCCCTCCCCCGGCGCTCGCGCGTCCCCGCGCCCCCTCCTCCCCGCTGCGCTCCGGGCGCGCGTCGGGCCCCGGGCGCGCGCCGGCTGGAGCGGGCGCCGGCGGGTGGGAGGCCCCGCGGCCTCCACGCCAAGAGCCCCCAACCCCTCGGCTGGCCCCTCGGCCGGAGCCCGCCAG CAGAGCATTTTGTTCCCATGA